DNA from Archaeoglobus veneficus SNP6:
CGCAAAGAGTTTAACATAAATCTGCAGGAGATAAGGGAGATCCTTTCGGAGTACGGAGATATCAAGGCTGCCAAAGTCTTCCTGAACCAGTATGCAAGCGAGAAGCTCGTTGAGGCGATAGAAAACCAGGGTTTTGAGCCGATAGTCACATCGGGCGATGTGGATGTAAGAATGGCTGTCGAAGCTATGGAGATGATATACAACGATGCGATAGACGCTATAGCTCTCGTTACCAGAGATGCGGATTTCAAATCAGTACTCAAGAAGGCAATGGAGATGGGTAAGGAAACAATCATAATAGGGGCCGAACCAGGCTTCTCCGCTGCCCTGAAAAACTCCGCTGACATAGCGATAGTTCTGAACGAAGAGGACTTCGTTGATGAGATGGATGAGGAACAGGAAGAGGTGGAATACAACAGAAGTCATGAAAGTGTTCCTGTTTGAGTTTGCTACTTGTGTGGGGTGCGACGACGACAGCATTGCAGCGGAAGGTCTCAGCATGTTTAAATCCCTCTACGATGGTTTTTCTTCCTTTTCTGAAGTTCTGACCACTCTGCAGCCAGAAGTCCTGTTCGCCCTACAGGATGTTCCTGCTACGGTTCCCTCAAGTACCTCGACTCGATCCTGGGAGGAGAACTTCGTAGAACTATCCAGAGAGGCGGATTTCAGTCTCATCATAGCTCCCGAAGATGATTTTCTCCTCTACACTCTCACAAAGAAGCTCAAATCATATAATCTGGGCAGCAAACCAGCAGGAGTTGCAATAGCATCGGATAAATGGCTAACCTACCAAGCAATAAAGAGGAGAGCTAATACGCCAAAAACATCCCTCAAACCCCTTGACCCCCCATTCCTTATCAAGCCGCGCGTCTCGTGTGGTGGGACTGGGATCGCACTCCTGAACGATGCTTCGAAGATTCCTGAGGGACATATTGCCCAGGAATACGTAAAAGGGAAAAACCTGAGCGTTTCTCTTCTCGTAGGCGATGAGGTAAACGTTCTGAGCGTGAACGAGCAGATTGTGGAAAACTTCACGTACAGAGGAGCCGTTGTCCCGTATGCTGGAAACGCTGGAGTGGTTGCAGAAGTAATAGAAGAGGCCGTAAAGGCCGTTGAAGCAATAAATGGCCTTTTTGGCTACGTTGGAGTTGATATTGTGCTTGCGGAACAGCCATACGTCGTTGACGTCAATCCGAGGATAACAACTTCTGCCACGCTCTTTAGCAGAGTTTATAGTATTAATCTCGCAGAACTGCTCGTAAGGAACTACGAGGGTAAGACCATCCCGGAAATTAAGCCTAAACGAAGGGTCAGGCTTGTGAAGGTTGAAGCAAAGGAAGCAAATTTCATAAAAGCTGGCAGTTGTGGACTCAGAATGGAAGTGGTGGGACAATGAGCGGCAGAAATGAAATCAGCGTGTCTGTCGTTTTGCCAGCATACAACGAGGCTTCAAGGCTCGAAAATGCTGTCGGAGAAGTCGTCAAAGCCCTCGATGCAGCAGGCTACAATTACGAGGTTATAATTGCCGAAGACGGCTCCACTGATGGCACTGCTGAAATAGCTGCAAAGCTTGCGGACGGTAACAGAATCAGGCACCTGCACTCAGATGAAAGACTTGGGAGAGGAAAAGCCCTGATGCGTGCATTTGAGGCTGCGAGAGGAAGTATTGTAGCCTACCTCGACGTTGACCTCTCAACAGACCTGAAGCACCTGAAGGAACTGATAGACGCGATAGCCATTGAGGGTTATGACATTGCAATAGGCTCGAGGCTTGCCAAGGGTAGCAGAGCAGAAAGACCTGTAAAAAGAGACGTCGCCTCAAAGGGCTACAACTTTCTCGTTCGTTTTCTGCTCGGTTCGAAGATAAAAGACCACCAGTGTGGGTTCAAGGCGTTCAGGAGAGACATCGTCCTGAGTCTGGGTAAAAGGGCCAAGGATACGCACTGGTTCTGGGATACAGAAGTGCTCGTTCTCGCACAACAGGAGGGATTGAGAATAAAGGAGATCCCCGTTGAGTGGAGGCACGGCGGGGCTACGAAGGTGAGGTTCTGGAAGGACATTGTGTACATGTTCCGCCAGATACTGCGAATGAGGTTTGGGTAAGCCTGCCAAGCAGCACGGTAAGCTATTTTTACCAGACATCGAATTTTACTATGTGAAGGACATCGAAGCGAGATGCCTCGCATCCCTTCTCGGAATCGCAGAAAGTATGTACAACCAGATGAAAGAGGGCAGGGTACCGGAACTAAAAATAGCTACGCGAACAAAATACAACATAGAATACAACGAGGACAGCGAGGTATGGGTTTACGGCGACAGGAGGTCTGTTAGATCCGCAAAGACGGTAAAGGGAGCATACATGTTGCTCCGCATGGCATACGTCATCGGATTCCTGAAGGAGCAGCTCAACGCAAATAAATCTTCGACGCTCAGAGAACTTTACTACATATCCGAGAACTGGGGGATGGCCAAGTTCAATGAACAGCAGGAGAGCGATCGACTGGTTGAAGACCTCGAGATTCTGACAGCCTTTCAGCGTGAGCACTTCCACATAAGACCAGAGGAAGACGGAGCTACCGTTATCGGCCCTCTGAGAATCAGAGAGGAAACAAGGAGGGGTATGAGG
Protein-coding regions in this window:
- a CDS encoding ATP-grasp domain-containing protein, with product MRWMRNRKRWNTTEVMKVFLFEFATCVGCDDDSIAAEGLSMFKSLYDGFSSFSEVLTTLQPEVLFALQDVPATVPSSTSTRSWEENFVELSREADFSLIIAPEDDFLLYTLTKKLKSYNLGSKPAGVAIASDKWLTYQAIKRRANTPKTSLKPLDPPFLIKPRVSCGGTGIALLNDASKIPEGHIAQEYVKGKNLSVSLLVGDEVNVLSVNEQIVENFTYRGAVVPYAGNAGVVAEVIEEAVKAVEAINGLFGYVGVDIVLAEQPYVVDVNPRITTSATLFSRVYSINLAELLVRNYEGKTIPEIKPKRRVRLVKVEAKEANFIKAGSCGLRMEVVGQ
- a CDS encoding dolichyl-phosphate beta-glucosyltransferase — encoded protein: MSGRNEISVSVVLPAYNEASRLENAVGEVVKALDAAGYNYEVIIAEDGSTDGTAEIAAKLADGNRIRHLHSDERLGRGKALMRAFEAARGSIVAYLDVDLSTDLKHLKELIDAIAIEGYDIAIGSRLAKGSRAERPVKRDVASKGYNFLVRFLLGSKIKDHQCGFKAFRRDIVLSLGKRAKDTHWFWDTEVLVLAQQEGLRIKEIPVEWRHGGATKVRFWKDIVYMFRQILRMRFG
- a CDS encoding TIGR00288 family NYN domain-containing protein — translated: MAIKKKLSFSKLQKIRNYLSSRKQDRRKVGVLVDGPNMLRKEFNINLQEIREILSEYGDIKAAKVFLNQYASEKLVEAIENQGFEPIVTSGDVDVRMAVEAMEMIYNDAIDAIALVTRDADFKSVLKKAMEMGKETIIIGAEPGFSAALKNSADIAIVLNEEDFVDEMDEEQEEVEYNRSHESVPV